The Neobacillus sp. OS1-2 genome includes a window with the following:
- a CDS encoding MgtC/SapB family protein — protein MDAIFSIARDYEMYIRVVVSTILGFLIGWDREAKNKPAGLKTYMYVCVASTLITLLSIYSVDKYGDMNSLTRMDPMRLTAQIVSGLGFLGAGVILKDGTRVKGLTSAAMILFAGGVGIGIGAGFYGIVIFSVFVSLLLARVASFVEKKKTVRLNKQLKDKGVGA, from the coding sequence ATGGATGCTATCTTCTCCATTGCAAGAGATTATGAGATGTATATTCGTGTAGTTGTTAGTACCATACTCGGTTTTCTGATTGGATGGGACCGGGAGGCAAAGAATAAACCAGCAGGACTAAAAACCTATATGTATGTTTGTGTTGCAAGTACATTAATTACCTTGCTTTCTATTTACAGTGTGGATAAATACGGTGATATGAATAGCTTAACACGAATGGATCCGATGCGATTGACTGCGCAAATTGTGTCTGGTTTGGGGTTTCTTGGGGCAGGTGTCATTTTAAAAGATGGAACGAGGGTAAAGGGACTGACTTCGGCCGCTATGATTCTCTTTGCAGGTGGAGTTGGGATAGGAATAGGTGCAGGGTTTTATGGGATTGTAATATTTTCGGTGTTCGTCTCACTCCTGCTGGCTAGGGTTGCCAGCTTTGTTGAGAAAAAAAAGACGGTCCGTCTAAATAAGCAGCTTAAAGACAAGGGAGTAGGGGCGTAA
- a CDS encoding glycerophosphodiester phosphodiesterase family protein yields the protein MIERLKEDSSIIVAGHRGYKSAFPENTLLGFQQAIDLGVEMLEFDLRLSKDKVLMVIHDDSLDRTTNGSGKVSDYSKKELKEFDACNGFSDFGKQEIPTFTELCELLKPCQDILLNVEIKPSVDAKEVADQAIAMLKEYGYLSRCVFTSFDADIVAYIHDVYGLKTQGFPGEIMFHFAPGDNGTYSKMWAVGVSMKLLTPERVQFFKEQGILVWCYCPDDEQQVLYALECGATLLTCNNPVPALSIREKVGK from the coding sequence ATGATAGAACGACTGAAAGAGGACTCTTCCATTATTGTTGCTGGACATCGGGGATATAAATCTGCCTTTCCGGAAAATACCTTGCTTGGATTCCAACAGGCAATAGACTTGGGGGTAGAGATGCTTGAGTTCGATCTAAGGCTCTCAAAGGATAAAGTGCTAATGGTTATTCATGATGATTCGCTTGATCGAACCACAAATGGATCGGGGAAGGTCAGTGATTATTCTAAGAAGGAATTGAAGGAATTTGATGCCTGTAATGGGTTCAGTGATTTTGGGAAGCAGGAAATACCAACCTTTACTGAACTTTGTGAGCTGCTAAAGCCCTGCCAAGACATTTTATTAAATGTGGAAATTAAACCAAGTGTCGATGCAAAGGAAGTGGCGGATCAGGCGATTGCCATGCTAAAGGAGTATGGCTATCTCTCACGGTGCGTTTTCACGAGCTTCGATGCGGATATTGTTGCTTATATTCATGATGTATATGGTCTTAAAACGCAAGGATTTCCAGGAGAGATTATGTTTCATTTTGCACCGGGTGATAACGGCACTTACTCAAAAATGTGGGCGGTGGGTGTCAGTATGAAATTGTTAACGCCAGAAAGGGTTCAATTTTTTAAAGAGCAAGGAATTTTAGTTTGGTGTTACTGTCCCGATGATGAACAACAGGTACTGTATGCGCTGGAATGCGGGGCTACTTTATTGACCTGTAACAATCCTGTGCCAGCACTGTCCATTCGTGAAAAGGTAGGAAAATAA
- a CDS encoding ABC transporter substrate-binding protein, with amino-acid sequence MKRLFSLCVAVLMIFSLLAACSSKEEKTASTPKDQDKQEGKTTIQFWHSLGGVNGEYMDALIKRFNDSQDKVEVVGTFQGTYDETSTKLQQALSANTAPDVAMIERAYVQMFAESDVLEDLKPYFKKSGLSEDDFAKGLMGHSTFNKKLVSLPLNRSTPILHVNKTMLDEAGLKVPTTWDELKEVSNALVQKEGNEIKRYGLTMPYDTWYPIAMISQSGGKFFNKDNTSDGFNKNGIGKEVFGYLKDLQKSGALYYPPAQDSGNIVNQMFSSGKVAMMFQSTGTIGGIAQNSDFEYVTAFLPKNDEYATPTGGGNVSMIANSKNKEAAWEFIHFMMDDPQGLQQFILESGYLPFTKKMAESKEIQELWAKEPNRKTAYEQLKYATDTNKNTAWPEIMHEFFSAIEAIMYDDADIQKSLDTFTKETERILAQ; translated from the coding sequence ATGAAACGACTATTTTCACTTTGTGTTGCTGTACTGATGATCTTTTCTTTACTAGCAGCATGTAGCAGTAAGGAGGAAAAGACGGCTAGCACACCGAAAGATCAGGACAAACAGGAAGGCAAGACGACGATTCAGTTTTGGCACTCCCTTGGTGGGGTAAATGGGGAGTATATGGATGCCTTAATCAAACGGTTTAATGATAGTCAAGACAAAGTAGAAGTGGTGGGAACGTTCCAAGGTACATATGACGAGACTTCCACCAAGCTCCAACAAGCACTATCTGCGAACACTGCCCCAGATGTAGCAATGATTGAACGTGCCTATGTTCAAATGTTTGCAGAATCAGATGTTTTAGAGGATCTGAAGCCTTACTTTAAGAAAAGTGGTTTAAGTGAAGATGATTTTGCGAAGGGCTTGATGGGCCATTCAACTTTTAATAAAAAGTTGGTATCACTGCCTTTAAACAGATCAACGCCGATCCTTCATGTGAATAAAACGATGTTAGATGAAGCTGGACTTAAAGTTCCAACAACCTGGGATGAGTTGAAGGAAGTCTCCAATGCCTTGGTGCAAAAGGAAGGAAATGAAATTAAGCGTTATGGTTTGACCATGCCGTATGATACGTGGTATCCAATTGCGATGATTTCTCAATCAGGAGGAAAATTCTTTAATAAGGATAATACCTCTGATGGATTTAATAAAAACGGTATTGGTAAAGAAGTCTTTGGATATCTGAAAGATTTGCAAAAATCGGGTGCCCTTTACTATCCACCGGCACAGGATTCCGGAAATATCGTCAATCAAATGTTTTCGAGCGGTAAAGTGGCGATGATGTTCCAATCAACAGGAACCATTGGCGGTATCGCCCAAAATTCCGATTTTGAGTATGTTACGGCATTTTTACCAAAAAATGACGAGTATGCAACACCAACTGGCGGCGGCAACGTGTCCATGATAGCAAACAGTAAAAATAAAGAGGCAGCGTGGGAATTTATTCACTTTATGATGGATGATCCGCAGGGATTGCAACAATTTATCCTAGAATCCGGCTATCTTCCTTTTACAAAGAAAATGGCAGAATCAAAAGAGATTCAAGAACTATGGGCGAAAGAGCCGAATCGTAAGACGGCATATGAACAATTAAAATATGCGACTGATACAAATAAAAATACGGCATGGCCAGAAATTATGCATGAATTCTTCTCCGCAATTGAAGCGATTATGTATGATGATGCCGATATTCAAAAATCGCTCGATACCTTTACGAAGGAAACGGAAAGAATCTTAGCCCAGTAA
- a CDS encoding carbohydrate ABC transporter permease yields MKKLKAKNMWLTLDTILKIAILLAFIFPFLWMISTSLQTLKETMNFPPTIIPEIPQWINFVDAMTSGPFLTYAKNSFIITFSIIIIQLLVMIPAAYAFAKYEFAGKNILFGLVLIAFMIPGQITFIPIYLMMADWGMIQTLLPQILPFMANAFGIFLLRQYFMQIPEEIIEAARLDNANEFKIMWKIMVPMSKPALATIGLFSFVSHWNDYFWPLVMTDSNEVRPLTLGISMLRETEGISNWHIIMAGNVVLVVPILIVYLFCSKQIVKAFVYSGIK; encoded by the coding sequence ATGAAGAAATTGAAAGCCAAAAATATGTGGCTGACACTAGATACGATCTTAAAAATTGCGATATTACTTGCTTTTATCTTCCCGTTTTTATGGATGATTTCCACATCGCTGCAGACGTTGAAGGAAACGATGAATTTTCCGCCGACAATCATTCCGGAGATTCCGCAGTGGATTAACTTTGTTGATGCAATGACATCAGGGCCGTTTTTAACGTATGCGAAGAACTCTTTCATCATTACTTTTTCGATCATTATCATTCAGTTGCTCGTGATGATCCCGGCAGCCTATGCCTTTGCAAAATATGAATTTGCCGGAAAAAATATCTTATTTGGCTTAGTATTAATCGCTTTTATGATTCCGGGGCAAATCACCTTTATTCCTATTTATTTAATGATGGCGGATTGGGGTATGATTCAAACACTTTTACCGCAGATCTTGCCATTCATGGCGAATGCTTTTGGTATCTTCCTCTTGCGGCAGTATTTTATGCAAATTCCGGAAGAAATTATTGAGGCGGCCAGACTCGATAATGCCAATGAGTTTAAAATTATGTGGAAAATCATGGTGCCAATGTCAAAACCGGCATTAGCGACGATCGGGCTCTTCAGTTTTGTTAGCCATTGGAATGACTATTTCTGGCCGCTTGTGATGACAGACTCAAATGAAGTAAGACCCTTGACGCTTGGAATTTCCATGCTTAGGGAGACAGAGGGAATCAGTAATTGGCATATTATCATGGCGGGAAATGTGGTATTAGTGGTCCCGATTCTCATCGTCTACCTTTTCTGCTCAAAGCAAATTGTCAAAGCCTTTGTTTATTCAGGGATTAAATAA